One part of the uncultured Celeribacter sp. genome encodes these proteins:
- the topA gene encoding type I DNA topoisomerase, protein MPVVVVESPAKAKTINKYLGKDYTVLASYGHVRDLPAKNGSVDPDEDFDMTWEIGADSRKHVKAIADALKNDDELILATDPDREGEAISWHLQEALTKRRAIKKSTAVSRVTFNAITKPAILDAMKKPRQVDAPLVEAYLARRALDYLVGFNLSPVLWRKLPGARSAGRVQSVCLRLIVEREMEIEAFNPQEYWSVKALLETPRGQSFEARLTQLSGKKLDKFDLKDRLSAEMAVQAISSRALKVASVEAKPGSRNPSAPFMTSTLQQEASRKFGMGARQTMNAAQRLYEAGLITYMRTDGIDMAPEAVSQARDAIKDRYGDQYVPSSPRIYKNKAKNAQEAHECIRPTDMFNAPDKLNLSDADQRKLYDLIWKRTIASQMEGAKLERTTVDIASDDREVVLRATGQVVVFDGFMAVYTEGRDDVEEDDEGRLPQIMDGEAVKRVADGLRAQAADKEAALSGDGAVLGLQHHTNPPPRYTEATLVKRMEELGIGRPSTYASVLTTIVDREYVRKEQNRLIPEDKGRIVTIFLMNFFRKYVGYEFTANLEEELDEISAGDLDYKEVLAKFWRDFHAAIEETSELRISEVLDKLDDALAPQLYPPREDGSDPRVCPKCGSGQLHLKTSRTGGFVGCSNYPECTYTRPIAGEGAEGDERLLGEDNGDEIWLKSGRFGPYVQRGEPTPENKKPPRASLPKGWSKDDMDLEKALTLLSLPREIGEHPDGGMIKANFGRFGPYLMHQLPDEAKPVYANLKDPNDVFECGMNRAVELITEKRNNPGRGRSAAAKPLKELGEHPDGGPVNVMEGRYGPYVKWEKVNATLPKDTKPEDLTMDQAVTLIAEKAAKSGKKAPAKKKAAPKKKPAAKKPAAKRAPAKKKTPAKATAKAADSDDPVIE, encoded by the coding sequence ATGCCAGTTGTTGTTGTCGAATCCCCGGCCAAGGCCAAAACGATCAACAAATATCTTGGCAAGGATTACACGGTGCTCGCCTCTTATGGCCATGTGCGCGACCTGCCCGCCAAGAACGGTTCCGTCGATCCCGATGAGGATTTCGACATGACCTGGGAAATCGGGGCGGATTCGCGCAAACACGTCAAAGCCATCGCCGATGCGCTCAAGAACGACGACGAACTGATCCTCGCCACCGACCCCGATCGCGAGGGCGAAGCGATTTCGTGGCACCTGCAGGAAGCCCTGACCAAACGGCGCGCCATCAAGAAATCCACCGCCGTGTCGCGTGTGACCTTCAACGCGATTACCAAGCCCGCCATTCTGGACGCGATGAAGAAACCGCGTCAGGTCGATGCACCGCTGGTCGAGGCCTATCTGGCCCGCCGCGCGCTGGACTATCTGGTTGGCTTCAACCTGTCGCCAGTCTTGTGGCGCAAACTGCCGGGTGCGCGCTCTGCCGGTCGGGTGCAATCCGTCTGCCTGCGCCTGATCGTCGAACGCGAAATGGAAATCGAGGCGTTCAATCCCCAGGAATACTGGTCGGTCAAGGCGCTTCTGGAGACCCCGCGCGGCCAGTCCTTTGAAGCGCGGCTGACGCAGCTTTCCGGCAAGAAACTCGACAAATTCGACCTCAAGGACCGCCTGTCGGCGGAAATGGCCGTGCAGGCGATCAGTTCGCGTGCCCTCAAGGTCGCCTCGGTCGAGGCCAAGCCCGGCTCGCGCAACCCGTCGGCACCTTTCATGACTTCGACCCTGCAACAGGAAGCCAGCCGCAAATTCGGCATGGGCGCCCGGCAGACGATGAATGCCGCCCAGCGCCTTTATGAGGCCGGGCTGATCACCTATATGCGGACCGACGGCATCGACATGGCCCCCGAGGCGGTGAGCCAGGCCCGGGACGCCATCAAGGATCGCTACGGCGACCAATATGTGCCGTCCTCGCCGCGGATCTACAAGAACAAGGCTAAGAACGCCCAGGAAGCGCACGAATGTATCCGCCCGACGGATATGTTCAACGCTCCGGACAAGCTGAACCTGTCGGACGCAGACCAGCGCAAGCTTTATGACCTGATCTGGAAACGCACCATCGCCTCGCAGATGGAAGGCGCCAAGCTGGAACGGACCACGGTCGACATTGCCTCTGACGATCGCGAAGTGGTGCTGCGCGCCACCGGTCAGGTCGTGGTGTTCGATGGCTTCATGGCCGTCTACACCGAAGGCCGGGACGACGTCGAAGAGGACGACGAAGGCCGCCTGCCCCAGATCATGGATGGCGAAGCGGTCAAACGGGTCGCCGACGGTCTGCGCGCCCAGGCTGCAGACAAAGAGGCCGCGCTGAGTGGCGATGGCGCCGTTCTGGGCCTGCAACACCATACCAACCCGCCGCCGCGCTACACCGAGGCCACGCTGGTCAAACGGATGGAAGAACTGGGCATCGGGCGACCGTCGACCTATGCCTCCGTACTGACCACCATCGTCGACCGTGAATATGTCCGCAAGGAACAGAACCGCCTGATCCCCGAGGACAAGGGCCGGATCGTCACGATCTTCCTGATGAATTTCTTCCGCAAATATGTCGGCTATGAATTCACCGCCAATCTGGAGGAAGAGCTCGACGAAATCTCGGCCGGCGATCTCGACTACAAAGAAGTTCTGGCGAAATTCTGGCGCGATTTCCACGCCGCCATCGAAGAAACCAGCGAGCTGCGCATTTCCGAGGTGCTCGATAAGCTGGATGACGCGCTGGCACCGCAGCTTTATCCGCCGCGCGAAGATGGCAGCGACCCGCGCGTCTGCCCGAAATGCGGCTCGGGCCAGCTACACCTGAAAACCTCGCGTACCGGGGGCTTTGTCGGGTGTTCGAACTACCCCGAATGCACCTACACCCGCCCGATAGCGGGCGAAGGCGCGGAAGGGGATGAACGTCTTCTGGGCGAAGACAACGGAGATGAAATCTGGCTGAAGTCCGGCCGTTTCGGCCCCTATGTGCAGCGCGGCGAACCGACCCCTGAGAACAAGAAACCGCCGCGTGCGTCGCTGCCCAAGGGCTGGTCCAAGGACGATATGGACCTGGAGAAGGCGTTGACCCTGCTCAGCCTGCCTCGCGAGATCGGCGAACATCCCGACGGGGGGATGATCAAGGCCAACTTCGGGCGCTTCGGTCCCTATCTGATGCACCAGCTCCCCGATGAGGCCAAGCCGGTCTACGCCAATCTCAAGGACCCCAACGACGTCTTTGAATGCGGTATGAACCGTGCCGTGGAGCTGATCACCGAAAAGCGCAACAACCCCGGACGCGGGCGTTCTGCCGCCGCCAAGCCGCTCAAAGAATTGGGCGAACACCCCGATGGCGGTCCGGTGAATGTCATGGAGGGCCGCTATGGCCCCTATGTGAAATGGGAAAAGGTCAATGCGACCCTGCCCAAGGACACCAAACCGGAAGATCTCACTATGGATCA
- the dprA gene encoding DNA-processing protein DprA, producing the protein MDDIPFHHPLTPPHTAEDRTQRLRLLRSRRVGVTTFYRLMLEHGSAQAALDALPEIARRAGVRDYHICPERQIAQELAAGRKAGARLLYYGDPDYPAALHALPDAPPLMWVRGDLGLLSRPMLALVGARNASSVGTRFTRRLAADLGAEGFVIVSGLARGIDAAAHHAALDTGTLAVLGGGLDVIYPVENTDLYRSMAAQGVLMSEQPFSMKPLARHFPIRNRIVSGLSMCTIVIEAAMRSGSLLTARNAADQGREVMAVPGHPFEARSAGCNMLLRDGATLVRTASDVIDALAQGIFSSARRPHQKQSPSTESAPSVTGVPPAAPERRSLRNHAHLHRHLLDRDHLHREILSRLSVTPLPEDDLIRDLGAPADQISAELTSLELSGQIARRPGGLLSRDG; encoded by the coding sequence ATGGATGACATTCCCTTCCACCACCCCCTCACCCCACCCCACACGGCGGAAGACCGGACACAACGGCTTCGTCTCTTGCGCTCTCGCCGCGTTGGCGTCACCACCTTCTACAGGCTGATGCTGGAACACGGCAGCGCACAGGCGGCGCTGGACGCCCTGCCCGAGATCGCTCGGCGCGCCGGGGTGCGCGATTATCACATCTGTCCCGAACGTCAGATCGCACAGGAGCTCGCTGCCGGACGCAAGGCCGGGGCACGGCTGCTGTACTATGGCGATCCGGACTATCCTGCCGCGCTCCATGCCCTGCCCGATGCCCCGCCGCTGATGTGGGTCCGGGGAGATCTGGGTCTGTTGTCTCGCCCCATGCTGGCGCTGGTCGGGGCGCGCAATGCCTCTTCCGTCGGCACGCGATTCACCCGGCGGCTGGCAGCTGATCTGGGGGCCGAAGGCTTTGTCATCGTTTCCGGACTGGCGCGCGGCATCGACGCGGCCGCCCATCATGCCGCTCTGGACACAGGCACACTGGCAGTTCTCGGCGGCGGTCTGGACGTGATCTACCCGGTGGAAAACACCGATCTTTATCGCAGCATGGCCGCGCAAGGCGTGCTGATGTCCGAACAGCCCTTTAGCATGAAACCCCTAGCGCGTCATTTTCCGATCCGGAATCGCATCGTGTCCGGCCTTTCGATGTGCACGATCGTGATCGAGGCGGCCATGCGATCGGGATCGCTTCTCACCGCGCGCAATGCCGCCGATCAGGGGCGCGAAGTGATGGCAGTGCCCGGCCACCCGTTTGAGGCCCGATCCGCAGGCTGCAATATGCTGCTGCGCGATGGGGCGACGCTTGTGCGCACGGCCAGCGATGTCATTGACGCTCTGGCTCAGGGGATTTTCTCATCCGCGCGCCGGCCCCACCAGAAACAAAGCCCATCCACCGAAAGCGCCCCCTCGGTTACCGGTGTGCCCCCGGCTGCGCCCGAACGTCGCAGCCTGCGGAACCATGCCCACCTGCATCGTCACTTGCTGGACCGCGATCACCTGCACCGCGAAATTCTGAGCCGCCTTTCAGTCACCCCCCTGCCCGAGGACGATCTGATCCGCGACCTTGGCGCCCCGGCGGATCAGATCAGTGCGGAACTCACCTCGCTGGAACTGTCGGGTCAGATTGCCCGGAGGCCCGGCGGGTTGCTGAGCCGCGACGGCTAG